Proteins from a single region of Thiomicrorhabdus sp. Kp2:
- the pseI gene encoding pseudaminic acid synthase, giving the protein MSKTITINQRQIGAMFPPYVIAEMSANHNGDIRNAYKIIEMAKKKGADAVKMQTYTADTLTIDSGLPDFQLLDGLWAGRSLYELYEEAYTPWDWHKPLFDYAKQVGITIFSSPFDNTAVDLLEDLNAPAYKIASFEAVDLPLIKYVAQTGKPMIISTGMADAQEIEEAVDAAREGGCKELALLHCVSGYPAPAEDYNLKTITDMQSRFGFPVGLSDHTLDNTTAITSVALGACVIEKHVTLDRNGGGPDDSFSLEPQDLEALCDGAKTAWQALGKVDYGRKSSEVSNVKFRRSLYFVKNIKAGEMITNEHVKSIRPGFGLAPKYLNNIIGKTAPADIERGTPVMTDWQS; this is encoded by the coding sequence ATGAGTAAAACAATCACGATAAACCAACGTCAAATCGGAGCGATGTTTCCACCTTATGTTATTGCGGAGATGTCGGCGAATCATAATGGCGATATCCGCAATGCTTATAAAATTATTGAGATGGCCAAAAAAAAAGGTGCCGATGCGGTCAAAATGCAGACCTACACAGCTGATACTTTAACCATCGATAGTGGTTTACCCGATTTTCAATTGCTTGATGGTTTATGGGCAGGACGTTCTTTATATGAACTTTATGAAGAAGCCTATACGCCTTGGGATTGGCATAAACCGTTATTTGATTACGCTAAACAAGTTGGAATCACCATCTTTAGCTCCCCGTTTGACAATACGGCGGTAGATTTATTGGAAGATTTAAACGCACCAGCTTATAAAATTGCCAGCTTTGAAGCGGTGGATTTACCGTTAATTAAGTATGTGGCGCAAACGGGAAAACCCATGATTATCTCTACAGGAATGGCTGATGCACAAGAGATAGAAGAGGCGGTTGATGCAGCCAGAGAAGGTGGCTGTAAAGAGTTAGCTCTATTACATTGCGTGAGTGGGTATCCTGCGCCTGCGGAAGATTACAACTTAAAAACTATAACTGATATGCAATCCAGGTTTGGTTTCCCCGTCGGTTTGTCAGACCATACTTTGGATAACACCACCGCAATCACTAGCGTTGCGTTAGGGGCTTGTGTTATTGAAAAACATGTCACCTTAGATCGAAATGGGGGAGGGCCTGACGATAGTTTTTCCCTTGAGCCTCAAGATTTAGAAGCGCTGTGTGATGGAGCAAAAACCGCCTGGCAAGCACTTGGAAAAGTCGATTACGGCCGTAAATCAAGCGAAGTATCAAACGTTAAATTTCGTCGTTCTTTGTATTTTGTAAAAAACATTAAAGCGGGTGAGATGATAACTAACGAGCACGTTAAAAGTATTCGACCAGGTTTTGGACTTGCGCCAAAATATTTAAATAATATCATTGGAAAAACAGCACC